In Candidatus Nitronauta litoralis, one DNA window encodes the following:
- the msrP gene encoding protein-methionine-sulfoxide reductase catalytic subunit MsrP produces the protein MSHIQIPEGWELPESDVTPESVFLNRRDFLKAAGFLGAATVALSACAPGDPEVLEHRPEVTWTPLEKTLYPAKRNLQYKIDRKVTAPRVAGNYNNYYEFSETKEDVNHHARALPTQNWTLEVEGLVNKPQTFGMEDLLKLMPLEERFYRLRCVEAWAMVVPWTGFPLKALLDKVELQSSAKYVEFSSFYMPFTAQGQLAFWQPWPYSEVLSVQEAMNELTIMATGIYGHPLPKQHGAPLRLVVPWKYGFKSIKAVQRIRITDYGPPTFWNSVMPSEYGYIANVNPNVPHPRWPQNKEKMLGTGEERYTLMHNGYGDFVSDLYT, from the coding sequence ATGAGTCATATTCAAATTCCAGAAGGCTGGGAGTTACCGGAATCCGACGTCACACCGGAGTCGGTGTTTCTCAATCGGCGCGACTTCCTGAAAGCCGCCGGATTTCTCGGTGCCGCCACGGTGGCGCTTTCCGCGTGTGCTCCCGGGGATCCGGAAGTTTTGGAGCACCGTCCCGAAGTCACCTGGACACCGCTGGAAAAAACCCTGTACCCGGCCAAGCGCAACCTCCAATACAAAATCGACCGCAAGGTGACGGCACCTAGAGTTGCCGGCAACTACAACAACTATTACGAGTTCAGTGAAACCAAAGAGGATGTGAACCACCACGCCCGTGCCCTGCCGACGCAGAACTGGACCCTGGAGGTGGAAGGACTGGTCAACAAACCACAGACCTTCGGCATGGAAGACCTGCTCAAGCTCATGCCTCTGGAGGAACGGTTTTACCGGCTGCGTTGTGTCGAGGCCTGGGCGATGGTCGTGCCGTGGACCGGATTTCCACTGAAAGCGTTGCTGGACAAGGTGGAACTTCAATCTTCGGCAAAGTACGTCGAGTTCAGTTCCTTTTACATGCCGTTCACCGCTCAGGGTCAGCTGGCCTTCTGGCAGCCCTGGCCTTATTCAGAAGTGCTCTCTGTTCAGGAGGCGATGAATGAACTCACCATAATGGCCACCGGTATTTACGGGCATCCCCTGCCCAAGCAGCACGGTGCACCTTTGCGCCTGGTGGTGCCGTGGAAATACGGATTCAAAAGCATCAAGGCGGTTCAGCGTATTCGCATCACTGACTACGGTCCACCGACCTTCTGGAACTCGGTGATGCCTTCGGAGTATGGGTACATCGCCAACGTGAACCCCAACGTCCCCCACCCGCGCTGGCCGCAGAACAAGGAAAAGATGCTCGGCACCGGAGAAGAGCGCTACACCCTCATGCACAACGGCTACGGCGATTTTGTGAGTGACCTCTATACTTAA
- a CDS encoding IS3 family transposase (programmed frameshift) has product MVRKRRSFSKEFKLEAVGLVLEGNSSIAQVSRDLGIRASLLGRWKQEYEQEQAITVQEKLTPEEELKQLRKENAQLRMERDILKKAGSHLFEGFPMRYGFIRDHREAFPVNQMCRVLGVGRSGFYAWLNRPESLRSRENRRWVDEIKKVYKKSRQTYGSPRVHADLKDKGHVIGKHRVARLMRLNQMVSKHKRKYRVTTDSRHNHPVAQNKLKRKFNVSGPGQCWVSDITYIPTREGWLYLAVTLDLFHRKVIGWAMDRSITRWLVMRALNMAINNGTLKPGLVHHSDRGVQYACNDFQSLLKAHGIECSMSRKGDCWDNAVAESFFRTLKVELTHNRRYKTRQEAQADIFEYIEVFYNRQRRHSYLGYQSPVEFENRAFAS; this is encoded by the exons ATGGTGAGGAAGCGTCGTAGTTTCAGTAAGGAATTCAAGTTGGAAGCGGTTGGTTTGGTTCTTGAGGGGAATAGTAGCATAGCGCAGGTATCTCGCGATCTTGGTATTCGTGCTTCCCTTCTTGGTCGTTGGAAGCAGGAATATGAGCAGGAGCAAGCCATTACCGTTCAGGAGAAGCTGACTCCTGAAGAGGAATTGAAGCAGTTGAGAAAAGAGAACGCGCAGCTTCGAATGGAGCGAGACATATTAAAAAAAGCGG GCAGTCATCTTTTCGAAGGATTCCCAATGAGGTACGGGTTTATACGGGACCATCGAGAAGCATTTCCAGTGAACCAGATGTGCCGGGTGCTGGGAGTGGGCAGAAGTGGGTTCTATGCCTGGCTGAATCGCCCCGAGAGCCTGAGGAGCCGTGAGAATCGCCGGTGGGTAGATGAGATCAAGAAGGTTTATAAAAAGAGCCGCCAGACTTATGGAAGTCCCCGTGTTCATGCGGATTTAAAAGACAAGGGACACGTCATAGGCAAACACCGTGTGGCTCGTCTGATGCGTCTGAATCAGATGGTTTCTAAACACAAAAGAAAGTACAGGGTGACGACGGACTCCAGACATAATCACCCGGTAGCTCAGAACAAACTCAAGCGGAAGTTTAATGTTTCCGGCCCCGGTCAATGCTGGGTATCTGATATCACATATATCCCGACTCGGGAAGGCTGGTTGTATCTGGCGGTGACGTTGGATTTATTCCACCGCAAAGTGATCGGCTGGGCTATGGATCGTTCGATAACCCGTTGGTTGGTAATGAGGGCTTTGAATATGGCGATCAACAACGGCACCTTGAAACCCGGGTTGGTTCATCATTCTGATCGAGGAGTCCAGTACGCCTGCAACGACTTTCAAAGTCTGCTGAAGGCTCATGGAATCGAGTGCAGTATGAGCCGTAAAGGAGACTGCTGGGATAATGCCGTAGCTGAGAGCTTTTTCCGTACTCTCAAAGTGGAACTCACTCATAACCGGAGATACAAAACCCGTCAGGAAGCCCAGGCGGATATTTTTGAATACATCGAAGTGTTTTATAATCGGCAACGCCGTCACTCATACCTCGGTTACCAAAGCCCGGTCGAGTTTGAGAATAGGGCCTTCGCCTCTTAA
- a CDS encoding endonuclease domain-containing protein, translated as MKSPFNPSRTKKMRRALRNNMPPAEQALWKVLRGKKLKGYKFRRQFGVGEYSVDFFCPRVRLAIEVDGPSHFLESSKDTDDVRQLYIESTGVKILRFTNLDIRDNLDGVVQKILEHLE; from the coding sequence ATGAAATCTCCATTTAATCCTTCCAGAACAAAAAAGATGAGAAGGGCTCTACGGAATAACATGCCTCCCGCAGAGCAAGCCCTATGGAAAGTGTTGCGAGGAAAGAAATTAAAAGGCTATAAGTTTCGAAGACAATTTGGGGTTGGAGAATATAGCGTCGATTTTTTCTGTCCACGCGTCCGACTGGCTATTGAGGTCGACGGACCATCCCATTTTTTGGAAAGCTCAAAGGATACTGACGATGTCAGACAGTTATATATAGAATCCACAGGGGTCAAAATTCTTAGGTTCACAAACCTGGATATTCGGGACAATTTGGACGGTGTGGTGCAGAAAATTTTGGAACATTTAGAATAA
- a CDS encoding formylglycine-generating enzyme family protein translates to MATLTANWHRHLRPGWGLLVTIFLIIVTGLAGAVATPQKDAPDSMILIPAGEFRMGSDASSDETPHVVEVSSFYIDKTEVTQKAYREVSKRNPSDFKGDDLPVEQVTWYEARDYCRKVGKRLPTEAEWEKATRAGSTSTYFWGEEIDGAFAWYWDNSGRKTHPVGQVKPNAAGLVDISGNVWEWVADHYADNYYATSPPKDPKGPFSGKYRVIRGGSWRDFAEFLRASRRNYELPSGRFNHIGFRCASSS, encoded by the coding sequence ATGGCTACCTTAACGGCAAATTGGCACAGACACCTGAGGCCTGGTTGGGGTCTTTTGGTGACAATTTTCCTGATAATTGTTACGGGGCTGGCAGGAGCCGTTGCTACGCCACAAAAAGATGCCCCGGATAGCATGATCCTTATTCCGGCTGGAGAGTTCAGGATGGGATCCGATGCCTCGTCCGATGAAACTCCACATGTTGTCGAAGTCTCTTCTTTTTATATTGATAAAACAGAAGTCACGCAGAAGGCTTACCGTGAAGTTTCCAAACGCAATCCTTCGGATTTTAAAGGAGACGACCTGCCGGTGGAGCAGGTGACCTGGTACGAGGCCCGCGATTATTGCAGGAAGGTCGGCAAGCGTCTGCCGACGGAAGCGGAATGGGAAAAGGCCACACGAGCGGGATCGACCTCCACCTATTTCTGGGGGGAGGAGATTGACGGTGCCTTCGCATGGTACTGGGACAATTCCGGGCGCAAAACGCATCCGGTCGGGCAGGTCAAACCCAACGCTGCAGGACTGGTCGATATATCAGGAAACGTCTGGGAATGGGTGGCGGATCATTACGCAGATAACTATTATGCGACCAGTCCCCCGAAAGACCCGAAAGGACCGTTCAGCGGCAAGTACCGAGTGATCCGTGGCGGTTCCTGGCGCGACTTTGCCGAATTCCTCCGCGCCTCCCGGAGAAATTATGAACTTCCCTCAGGCCGCTTCAACCATATCGGCTTCCGGTGTGCTTCATCCTCATAA
- a CDS encoding trypsin-like peptidase domain-containing protein yields the protein MALIPPFSFDCVVGLGVREQDGYIEWVGTGTLVGRPFSVNGNGQNRCHVFLVTNRHVLKKLTTMVIRFNPRDASESKDFDIPLLDTNGNTLWKSHPDDEVDLAALGMDADFLAREEIRYEFFNLNDQAMALPEMKERGVSEGDFIYTLGFPMGIVDVDRLYVIARMGCIARLRDTLGGHRKDFLIDAFIFPGNSGGPVLYKPEITSIEGTASVGKAAFIGIVAGYLTFRDTAVSHQTGAARVIFEENAGLAVVHTVDQVAETVERCFKSARIKELA from the coding sequence ATGGCACTGATCCCTCCATTCAGTTTCGATTGCGTCGTCGGCCTCGGGGTACGCGAGCAGGACGGGTATATCGAGTGGGTGGGCACAGGAACCCTGGTGGGCCGTCCATTTTCGGTTAACGGGAACGGACAGAACCGCTGCCATGTATTCCTGGTGACCAACCGCCACGTACTGAAAAAACTCACCACCATGGTGATCCGTTTCAACCCGCGCGATGCTTCCGAGTCAAAAGACTTCGACATTCCCCTGTTGGATACCAACGGCAACACCTTGTGGAAAAGCCATCCGGATGATGAAGTCGACTTGGCGGCGCTTGGAATGGATGCGGACTTTCTGGCCCGCGAGGAAATCCGCTACGAATTTTTTAATTTGAACGATCAGGCCATGGCCCTGCCGGAGATGAAAGAACGCGGCGTATCGGAGGGTGATTTTATTTACACACTGGGATTCCCGATGGGCATTGTTGATGTGGACCGGCTGTACGTCATCGCAAGAATGGGATGTATCGCGCGTCTCCGCGATACGCTCGGCGGTCATCGCAAGGACTTTTTAATCGACGCGTTTATTTTTCCCGGCAACAGCGGGGGTCCGGTGTTATACAAACCCGAAATCACCAGTATCGAAGGCACCGCCTCAGTCGGCAAGGCCGCGTTCATCGGGATCGTCGCCGGGTATCTCACGTTTCGGGATACCGCAGTCAGTCACCAGACCGGTGCGGCACGTGTGATATTCGAAGAAAATGCAGGCCTTGCGGTTGTCCATACGGTAGATCAGGTCGCCGAAACGGTAGAGCGCTGTTTCAAATCCGCCCGCATTAAAGAGCTGGCGTAA
- the pntB gene encoding Re/Si-specific NAD(P)(+) transhydrogenase subunit beta, protein MGQGVVTASYIGATVLFILALGGLSNQETARRGNMYGIIGMSLALIATMSGVSGNWPVLIVTLLVGAGIGLMLAKKVQMTEMPELVAILHSLVGMAAVLVGYANFMGEHGSLSGAELTIHNIETYLGILIGAVTFSGSVIAFGKLSGKIGGNPVLLPARHWLNLTLLIISIVLCKMFVEQAAAGHGGGMMPLLIMTGIALLFGIHMVMAIGGADMPVVVSMLNSYSGWAASATGFMLNNDLLIVTGALVGSSGAILSYIMCRAMNRKFLNVIAGGFGTTSGSSSSAAVEDQGEVVALEASEVSQLLLESKEVMIIPGYGMAVAQAQHTVNEITKVLKKKKINVRFGIHPVAGRMPGHMNVLLAEAKVPYDIVYEMDEINDDFPDIDVSVIIGANDIVNPSAQTDPDSPIAGMPVMECWKGKTTVVLKRGMATGYAGVQNPLFFKENTRMLFGDAKKSLDEVLKGLS, encoded by the coding sequence ATGGGTCAAGGAGTCGTTACCGCCTCTTATATCGGGGCAACCGTTTTATTCATTCTGGCGCTGGGTGGCCTGAGCAATCAGGAAACCGCACGTCGTGGAAATATGTACGGCATCATCGGCATGTCCCTCGCACTGATCGCGACCATGTCCGGTGTTTCCGGTAACTGGCCGGTACTGATCGTCACTCTGCTGGTTGGAGCAGGCATTGGCCTGATGCTTGCCAAAAAGGTTCAGATGACCGAGATGCCGGAACTGGTTGCTATCCTGCACAGTCTTGTGGGAATGGCGGCGGTTCTGGTTGGCTACGCAAACTTTATGGGCGAGCACGGTTCTCTCTCCGGAGCGGAACTGACCATACACAATATCGAAACCTATCTCGGGATCCTGATCGGTGCGGTTACCTTTTCAGGATCGGTCATCGCGTTCGGGAAACTGAGCGGCAAGATCGGTGGTAATCCTGTTCTTCTGCCCGCGCGGCACTGGCTCAACCTGACCCTGCTGATCATCTCCATCGTTCTCTGTAAAATGTTTGTCGAGCAGGCAGCGGCAGGTCATGGTGGCGGTATGATGCCGCTTCTCATTATGACCGGTATCGCACTTCTGTTCGGGATACACATGGTCATGGCGATCGGTGGTGCCGATATGCCGGTGGTTGTTTCCATGCTCAATAGTTATTCCGGTTGGGCTGCATCAGCAACGGGTTTCATGCTGAACAATGACCTGCTTATCGTGACTGGCGCACTGGTTGGTAGTAGTGGTGCGATCCTGAGTTACATCATGTGTCGCGCCATGAACCGTAAGTTCCTGAACGTTATCGCCGGTGGTTTCGGTACAACTTCAGGAAGCTCCTCCTCAGCCGCAGTTGAAGATCAGGGTGAGGTTGTTGCACTTGAAGCCTCTGAAGTTTCGCAGCTGCTGTTGGAGTCCAAGGAAGTCATGATCATTCCAGGGTACGGCATGGCGGTTGCGCAGGCACAGCACACGGTCAACGAGATCACCAAAGTGCTCAAAAAGAAAAAAATAAACGTGCGCTTTGGAATTCATCCGGTGGCCGGGCGTATGCCGGGTCACATGAACGTATTGCTGGCAGAAGCCAAGGTGCCTTATGACATCGTATATGAAATGGACGAGATCAATGATGATTTTCCTGACATCGACGTGTCGGTCATCATCGGTGCAAATGATATCGTCAATCCTTCAGCCCAGACGGATCCGGACAGTCCGATTGCCGGCATGCCGGTCATGGAATGTTGGAAAGGAAAAACGACGGTGGTGCTGAAGCGGGGTATGGCAACAGGTTATGCCGGGGTTCAGAACCCTCTCTTTTTCAAAGAGAACACCCGCATGCTATTTGGCGATGCCAAGAAAAGTCTTGATGAAGTCCTGAAAGGGCTGAGCTAG
- a CDS encoding Re/Si-specific NAD(P)(+) transhydrogenase subunit alpha has protein sequence MKIGIPKEVHEGEKRVATTPDVTRQLIKLGFEVAVESGAGAAANFSDDEYKEAGATVIGGAQQVWDDCDIILKVRPPELNPDLSRNEIDLLHEGQILITFLWPAQNEEMLKQLAAKKVTALAMDSIPRISRAQKMDALSSMANVAGYRAVVEAAQHFGRFFTGQITAAGKVPPAKVMIIGAGVAGLAAIGAATSMGAIVRAFDTRPEVKEQVESMSAEFLEVDFEEEGSGTGGYAKVMSKEFIEAEMKLFHEQAKEIDIIITTALIPGKPAPELIKDYMIRDMKDGSVLVDLAAERGGNCKLTKEGEVTKVDGVTLIGYTDLPSRMAAQSSQLYGTNLRHLLTDMCPEKDGNAIIDFNDEVVRGATVVKEGEITWPPPAPKLSAAPAKPAEKAPEPVVAEKEEEAPSATGPAIAFGIGGLSLLGLGAVAPAAFMAHFTVFVLACFVGYMVIWNVSPALHTPLMSVTNAISSIIVIGAILQISATEPLLMGLAGLAILITSINITGGFAVTRRMLEMFRK, from the coding sequence ATGAAAATTGGCATTCCCAAAGAAGTGCATGAGGGTGAGAAAAGGGTGGCAACCACCCCGGATGTCACCCGTCAACTGATTAAACTAGGATTTGAAGTGGCAGTGGAGTCCGGTGCGGGGGCGGCTGCCAATTTTTCGGACGATGAGTATAAGGAAGCCGGCGCAACCGTGATTGGCGGGGCGCAGCAGGTTTGGGATGATTGCGACATTATCCTGAAGGTTCGGCCTCCAGAACTGAACCCGGATTTGAGCCGCAACGAAATTGATTTACTACACGAAGGTCAGATATTGATTACCTTTCTCTGGCCGGCACAGAACGAAGAAATGCTTAAGCAGCTTGCCGCCAAGAAGGTGACGGCGCTTGCCATGGACAGCATCCCCCGGATTTCCAGGGCGCAGAAAATGGATGCTCTGAGTTCGATGGCTAACGTTGCAGGTTACCGCGCCGTGGTTGAAGCCGCTCAGCACTTTGGCCGTTTTTTCACCGGGCAGATCACTGCTGCGGGTAAGGTACCTCCGGCAAAGGTCATGATCATTGGAGCCGGTGTTGCGGGACTCGCCGCCATTGGTGCTGCCACGAGCATGGGCGCTATCGTCCGTGCTTTTGACACGCGTCCCGAAGTTAAGGAACAGGTCGAGAGTATGAGTGCGGAATTCCTTGAGGTTGATTTTGAAGAAGAAGGTTCCGGGACCGGTGGTTATGCGAAGGTCATGAGTAAGGAATTTATCGAAGCTGAAATGAAACTGTTCCATGAGCAGGCCAAGGAAATCGACATCATCATCACCACCGCGCTGATTCCCGGTAAACCAGCTCCGGAATTGATCAAGGATTACATGATCAGAGACATGAAGGACGGCAGCGTTCTTGTCGATTTGGCAGCGGAACGGGGTGGTAACTGCAAGCTGACCAAGGAGGGTGAGGTGACCAAGGTCGATGGCGTTACGTTGATCGGCTACACTGACCTGCCGAGCCGTATGGCGGCGCAGTCCAGTCAGTTATACGGTACCAACCTGCGTCATTTGTTGACGGATATGTGTCCGGAAAAAGACGGCAACGCGATCATCGATTTTAATGATGAAGTGGTGCGCGGGGCAACGGTAGTCAAGGAAGGTGAAATCACCTGGCCGCCACCTGCACCGAAACTTTCGGCAGCTCCTGCAAAACCCGCCGAAAAAGCACCAGAACCTGTAGTGGCAGAGAAGGAAGAAGAGGCACCCTCGGCAACGGGTCCCGCCATTGCTTTCGGGATAGGCGGACTGAGTCTTCTCGGGCTCGGGGCGGTTGCACCGGCAGCATTCATGGCGCATTTTACCGTGTTTGTACTGGCCTGTTTTGTGGGTTACATGGTCATCTGGAATGTCAGCCCTGCGCTGCACACGCCGTTGATGAGCGTTACCAACGCGATCAGCAGTATCATCGTGATTGGCGCAATTCTGCAAATCAGTGCGACCGAGCCCCTGCTCATGGGATTAGCTGGGCTGGCTATCCTGATCACATCAATCAACATAACAGGTGGCTTCGCGGTAACGCGGCGCATGCTTGAAATGTTCCGCAAATAG
- a CDS encoding tetratricopeptide repeat protein: MPKIYLSYREGEAPELVDQVVRHLSICFGESEILGSGSEDATIPLQDVLKEILNQCAAMVVLMGPNWSKGAEPGSAGLRDPKDPVRLEIEVGLGLGLLIVPVPFDNAPQPGMQSLPQSLVDFLRQPPVRLDPANTQSGLAELTKRLETGLALQHVIRNSTLKRGSIHHRELPEEDLLGFTDENRPEDIFGIEHSTLTDIRRAIDYQETALNLARESKDQEAESRALGKLGLAFGKIGESSRAIDCFEKQLRILKELGKREELGDLLANLGDASAVQLDFSRAVSYYNEQLGLSLELGDRDMEAAAQVGLGHCYIKMEDFERGVKFYERAYARIRETGDSGEQARLLVGLGLNYRKLGRAAEALDPLKQALELARRLGDRREEVFILEDIADTYRDLGEPDLFLGFRENQLEVARDLDDAPLEAQILMDIARDYHGRGEIKAALARAEQASTRVYLIDSAMHRRICEQIDSWKEPT; the protein is encoded by the coding sequence ATGCCAAAAATCTACTTAAGCTATCGCGAGGGTGAAGCACCGGAGTTGGTCGACCAGGTCGTCCGTCATCTCAGTATCTGTTTTGGGGAGTCGGAGATCCTCGGGTCTGGCTCAGAGGACGCGACCATTCCATTGCAGGACGTTCTAAAAGAGATCCTCAATCAGTGTGCAGCGATGGTGGTTCTGATGGGTCCAAATTGGAGCAAGGGAGCCGAACCCGGTTCGGCCGGTTTGCGTGACCCCAAGGACCCGGTAAGGCTGGAAATTGAGGTGGGTCTGGGGCTGGGTTTACTGATTGTACCGGTTCCCTTCGACAATGCGCCGCAACCGGGGATGCAATCACTGCCACAGTCTCTTGTCGATTTTCTCCGTCAGCCTCCGGTTCGTCTCGACCCTGCCAATACCCAGAGCGGATTGGCCGAGCTGACGAAACGCCTTGAGACGGGCCTGGCCCTGCAACACGTCATCCGTAATTCCACTCTAAAACGCGGCTCCATTCACCACCGGGAATTGCCGGAAGAGGACCTGCTCGGCTTCACCGATGAAAACAGGCCAGAAGATATTTTCGGTATTGAGCATTCCACCCTGACGGATATCCGCCGGGCCATTGACTATCAGGAAACAGCCCTCAACCTGGCGCGTGAATCAAAGGATCAGGAAGCCGAGAGCCGCGCTCTCGGAAAACTCGGGCTGGCGTTTGGCAAGATTGGCGAATCGTCGCGTGCCATCGATTGTTTTGAAAAACAACTCCGCATCTTGAAAGAACTGGGCAAGCGCGAGGAACTGGGCGACCTGCTGGCCAATCTGGGAGACGCGTCTGCGGTACAGCTCGATTTTTCCCGTGCGGTGTCCTATTACAACGAACAACTGGGCCTGTCTCTGGAACTTGGGGACCGGGATATGGAAGCGGCGGCCCAGGTGGGGCTTGGGCATTGCTACATCAAAATGGAAGATTTCGAGCGTGGTGTGAAGTTTTATGAGCGGGCTTACGCCCGGATCCGCGAAACCGGCGATTCGGGGGAGCAGGCGCGGCTATTAGTTGGTCTAGGGTTGAATTACCGTAAGCTGGGGCGTGCTGCCGAAGCCCTGGACCCGCTCAAGCAGGCTCTGGAGCTGGCGCGTCGGTTGGGCGACCGCCGTGAAGAGGTGTTTATTCTGGAGGATATCGCTGATACCTACCGGGATTTGGGGGAACCTGACCTTTTTCTGGGTTTTCGCGAAAATCAGCTGGAAGTGGCGCGCGACCTCGACGATGCCCCTCTTGAGGCGCAGATCCTGATGGACATCGCCCGGGATTACCACGGTCGAGGGGAGATTAAAGCTGCTTTGGCAAGAGCTGAACAGGCCTCAACCCGGGTGTATCTGATTGATTCTGCAATGCACCGAAGAATTTGTGAGCAGATAGATAGTTGGAAAGAACCCACTTGA
- a CDS encoding formylglycine-generating enzyme family protein, which yields MAVATFDPPSAFADDSAVPEKQSSLSKNAPEKKMALGSTENMAKIPRGRFRMGLTFNQIGTLMKWCERVDKRCARWWYNDATPDHNVRLDSYWIDIYEVTNRDYQKFVKATGHRPAMDETCESEACWSGNLWDKDGNFSDDVANQPVTQVSWYDADTYCKWRGKRLPTEAEWEKAARGPLGNLFPWGNDAPPGRATFRRKWRGKSTMTDVGTYPTGKSVYGVHDLAGNAWEWVADWYGQNTYRDHPKWNPKGPETGELKVIRGGSWVNYKDTLVSGFRRWSRPNVRFNDTGFRCAKDVEKKPPKGKR from the coding sequence ATGGCGGTGGCCACTTTTGACCCCCCTTCTGCATTTGCCGACGATTCGGCTGTACCCGAAAAACAATCCTCATTATCGAAAAATGCACCAGAGAAAAAAATGGCTCTGGGCTCTACAGAAAATATGGCGAAAATCCCCAGAGGCCGTTTTCGAATGGGGCTCACCTTTAATCAGATCGGGACGCTGATGAAATGGTGTGAACGGGTCGATAAGCGCTGCGCCCGCTGGTGGTACAACGATGCTACACCGGACCATAATGTCCGCCTTGATTCCTATTGGATCGATATATACGAAGTCACCAACCGGGATTACCAGAAATTTGTGAAAGCCACCGGGCATCGACCCGCGATGGATGAGACCTGCGAATCTGAAGCCTGCTGGTCAGGCAACTTGTGGGATAAGGACGGGAATTTTTCGGATGACGTTGCTAATCAACCCGTGACGCAGGTTTCCTGGTACGACGCGGACACTTACTGCAAGTGGCGCGGCAAACGTCTTCCTACAGAAGCCGAATGGGAAAAAGCGGCGCGAGGCCCTTTGGGTAACCTGTTCCCCTGGGGAAATGACGCTCCTCCGGGACGTGCCACCTTCCGTAGAAAGTGGCGGGGTAAATCCACCATGACCGACGTTGGCACATACCCAACAGGGAAATCCGTTTATGGTGTACACGACCTGGCGGGTAATGCCTGGGAATGGGTCGCCGACTGGTACGGTCAGAATACCTACAGGGACCATCCAAAATGGAATCCAAAAGGACCCGAGACCGGTGAGTTAAAAGTCATCCGTGGCGGGTCCTGGGTCAATTATAAGGATACCCTGGTCAGCGGATTCAGAAGGTGGAGCCGACCCAATGTCCGTTTCAATGATACCGGATTCCGATGTGCCAAAGATGTGGAGAAGAAGCCCCCAAAGGGGAAGCGCTAA
- a CDS encoding DUF4149 domain-containing protein, translating to MKFLIHFTNWLYLLSLSLWVSGMFLLGIMMEIIVRTTISEKPLLASQVMNKTMDIFNVKIIYVCMVLMGISIAIRFIADRKSTRGYSEPRVTRARYTKQVVFIIMACIALYIGDYLRPTMHKLDQQKKAQPHEMRLKKQFDDYHSQLVRLFSVNMILGLVLFYIHGKEMARFREDEATLDNARNQ from the coding sequence ATGAAATTTCTGATCCATTTCACCAACTGGTTATATCTGCTTTCCCTCTCCCTTTGGGTTTCGGGAATGTTCCTGCTCGGCATCATGATGGAAATCATCGTACGCACCACCATCAGCGAGAAACCGCTTCTGGCCAGTCAGGTAATGAACAAGACGATGGACATTTTTAACGTCAAAATTATATATGTATGTATGGTCTTGATGGGAATTTCGATTGCGATCCGGTTTATAGCCGACAGGAAGTCCACCCGGGGATATTCCGAGCCCAGGGTCACGCGAGCCCGTTACACCAAGCAGGTGGTTTTCATCATAATGGCCTGTATTGCCCTTTATATCGGGGATTACCTGAGGCCCACAATGCACAAGCTCGACCAGCAAAAAAAAGCCCAGCCACATGAAATGCGGTTGAAAAAGCAATTCGATGACTATCATTCCCAGTTGGTCCGGTTGTTTTCAGTGAATATGATCCTGGGACTGGTCCTGTTTTATATTCACGGAAAAGAGATGGCCCGCTTCCGGGAAGACGAGGCCACGCTGGATAATGCCCGAAATCAATAA